The Daucus carota subsp. sativus chromosome 9, DH1 v3.0, whole genome shotgun sequence genome window below encodes:
- the LOC135149303 gene encoding CASP-like protein 1, which yields MASISPAVVLELEKNSEASTTTSKFVLHDVILRVFLFATSLTSLVALVTSKQTETIPVPFPPYGASVAAEFTDLPAFIYSSAVLSVTCFYSIITTILSFSALVKRSTTSSKLMSCVFSVDVLLLGILASATGASGEVAYLGLKGNSNVGWHKICNVYDSYCRHIGFSVLTSIFSSMVLSFLIILYIITVSRR from the exons ATGGCCTCAATCAGCCCAGCAGTGGTACTAGAGCTTGAGAAGAATAGTGAGGCCAGTACTACAACTAGCAAATTTGTGTTGCATGATGTGATATTGAGGGTCTTCTTGTTTGCAACATCCCTAACATCACTTGTAGCTCTAGTGACCAGTAAGCAAACCGAAACGATTCCCGTGCCTTTCCCACCTTACGGAGCATCTGTTGCAGCTGAATTCACTGATTTACCAGCCTTCAT ATATTCGTCAGCTGTTCTCTCAGTGACTTGCTTCTACAGCATAATTACCACCATCTTATCTTTCTCCGCACTGGTGAAACGTTCTACAACATCATCAAAGTTGATGTCATGTGTTTTCTCGGTAGATGTG CTACTCTTGGGTATTTTAGCTTCCGCAACTGGAGCCTCAGGTGAAGTAGCCTACTTAGGACTCAAAGGAAACTCAAATGTAGGATGGCACAAGATCTGCAATGTCTATGATTCCTACTGTCGACACATTGGATTCTCCGTTTTAACCTCAATCTTTTCCTCCATGGTGCTATCATTCCTGATCATCCTCTACATCATTACTGTATCACGAAGATAA